In one window of Cydia pomonella isolate Wapato2018A chromosome 16, ilCydPomo1, whole genome shotgun sequence DNA:
- the LOC133526718 gene encoding SET domain-containing protein SmydA-8, which translates to MNKKSHKKKQKKRGKGDGRNKENIPEAEVEAEEAQEVQEALPTSDLCYEVKHSDVMGRYLVARRDIRAGEIILEAPALAVGPCAGCPIVCLGCYRELHDVALYKCDGCKWPLCSKTCFGRGRYTGHSTYECEALKKCPPNYNELEDLKESYHALMPLRCLLLKKADPSKWAAVSAMEAHNALRKERPDIWPSNETHVLSRLRAWRMGFDDEEVHTICGILEVNAFEVGGGGANARALYDQAYLLAHDCTPSTTHTDAETKPNRPLTIRAAVPHKAGDLLSLCYAYTLQGTLKRREHIKHSKFFDCCCRRCADPAELGTFASAFRCPKCAGRVLPAAPLRPGAPWGCVDGCSYSMSAAAVQLLLKRLTDEFEQIDADDVPGFETFLHKYRNVIHGGHYLRLSALHSLSQLYGKAASYLIHEMPEPELHRKIEVCRELMKAFDVIEPGYSRLRGVTLYELHAPLMILTTRKFESKSISKDELRTRLKEIVGYLSEAALILGFEPSQSSEGLMASAAKDALKKIKTWEQIIGKIS; encoded by the exons ATGAATAAGAAGTCTCACAAAAAGAAG CAAAAGAAGCGTGGGAAAGGCGATGGGCGGAACAAGGAAAATATTCCCGAGGCCGAAGTCGAGGCCGAGGAAGCTCAGGAGGTCCAGGAGGCCCTACCGACATCTGATCTGTGCTATGAGGTCAAACACTCGGACGTTATGGGACG GTACTTAGTAGCTCGTCGCGACATCCGCGCTGGGGAGATAATCCTAGAAGCTCCCGCGTTGGCTGTGGGTCCGTGCGCAGGCTGTCCCATCGTGTGCCTCGGGTGCTACCGCGAGCTGCATGACGTGGCCTTATACAA ATGTGACGGCTGCAAATGGCCGCTCTGCAGCAAGACATGCTTCGGCCGAGGTCGGTACACCGGGCACTCCACGTACGAGTGTGAGGCGTTGAAGAAGTGCCCTCCCAACTACAATGAGCTGGAGGATTTGAAGGAGTCGTACCATGCATTGATGCCTTTAAG ATGCCTACTACTAAAAAAGGCTGATCCATCCAAATGGGCAGCGGTGTCAGCCATGGAAGCCCATAATGCTCTTCGGAAGGAAAGGCCTGATATCTGGCCCAGCAACGAAACCCATGTGCTAAGCCGGCTGAGGGCTTGGAGAATGGGGTTTGATGATGAAGAAGTGCACACTATTTGCGGGATACTTGAG GTGAACGCCTTCGAAGTCGGCGGAGGTGGGGCTAATGCGCGCGCGCTTTACGACCAAGCGTATCTCCTGGCTCACGACTGCACTCCGAGTACAACCCACACAGATGCCGAGACGAAGCCAAACAGACCTCTTACCATACGAGCGGCCGTGCCACATAAGGCAGGGGACTTATTGTCGCTGTGCTATGCGTATACGTTACAG GGCACGTTGAAACGCCGCGAGCACATCAAACACAGCAAGTTTTTCGACTGCTGCTGCCGGCGCTGCGCCGACCCCGCCGAGCTCGGCACCTTCGCCAGCGCCTTCCGCTGCCCCAAGTGCGCCGGCCGCGTGCTGCCCGCCGCGCCGCTCCGGCCCGGGGCGCCGTGGGGCTGTGTCGACGGCTGCAGCTACAGTATGTCGGCGGCTGCTGTTCAACTGCTGCTTAAAAG GCTAACAGACGAGTTTGAGCAAATCGACGCCGACGACGTCCCTGGCTTCGAAACCTTCCTCCACAAGTACCGGAACGTCATACACGGGGGGCACTACCTGCGACTTTCCGCGCTTCACTCGTTGTCGCAGCTGTACGGCAAAGCGGCGAGTTACCTCATCCATGAGATGCCCGAGCCCGAGCTGCACAGGAAGATTGAAGTGTGCCGTGAGCTGATGAAGGCCTTCGATGTCATTGAGCCGGGATATTCTAGGTTACGAG GTGTGACGCTGTACGAGCTGCACGCGCCACTGATGATCTTGACCACACGCAAGTTTGAGAGCAAATCCATCTCTAAGGACGAGCTGCGTACAAGGTTGAAAGAG